In one window of Tubulanus polymorphus chromosome 3, tnTubPoly1.2, whole genome shotgun sequence DNA:
- the LOC141902876 gene encoding tumor suppressor candidate 2-like, which produces MGQASSRAAKKVVSPLYNYWYGGNSGQEDDEQSDVGAGGAPYYWRTAVTPFVYKRKSSLYIDEDGDLANEFYEEVMYEEEEEGIFRTTMRRILHHLTPLGYIDLPHPCLHYNMPVILCETPATCR; this is translated from the exons ATGGGTCAAGCGTCGTCAAGAGCTGCTAAAAAAGTCGTATCTCCCCTTTACAATTATTGGTATGGTGGGAATAGTGGCCAGGAAGACGATGAACAATCGGATGTTGGTGCAGGTGGTGCCCCCTACTACTGGCGTACTGCTGTCacaccatttgtttataaaagGAAAAG TTCGTTATACATTGATGAAGACGGTGACCTAGCAAATGAATTTTATGAAGAAGTTATGTATGAAGAAGAGGAAGAAGGAATATTTAGAACAACAATGCGACGAATTTTGCATCATTTGACGCCTTTG GGATACATTGATTTGCCGCACCCATGTCTACACTATAACATGCCAGTGATACTATGTGAAACGCCCGCAACCTGTAGATGA
- the LOC141902875 gene encoding rho guanine nucleotide exchange factor 3-like, producing the protein MSTKEPLGKRTRKSLSRVASLANIFSPVKPVKKISQSLQRSLSFKNVLSPAMQKPVSQYKKPQPTPTKRRPSKLWQETVDGDVTVTFSELQIKRQNAIFELFQGEQDLIQDLQMVKTTYYDSMKKLQLLTDDELSQIFSIIDTLVPLHEKLVASMLGQRKPDGSTDQIGQVLIDWLPSLHCYIPYCANQVYAKALLDAKRQDKRVDDFLQRCQDSPFSRRLDLWSFLDVPRNRLVKYPLLLKNIQKLTPTDHSDIALLDTAIRIVEDFLADVDEKTGEAKCKFIIGKLDFIEEKQRHSLFDEVRYLLCEGILRNNRGTKLTVFLFDKILVLTRPATRQDRMVYQVYRYPLPVTELIVEDVKDGEIKMGSFRNMYGAGQASKNVFRLGCSSQDGKGYSHTLQSNDEHDKKQWIQCLQAAVKANGEIANILENKAQSVAMGDSYPSDTSVNSEDTSSIGEGVVFGENKKLDFIDKDVSSDNESTTSSSPCSSELSLSEEDENDDNEKENTSGRSGGSAADVSIISSTGVAKRSMKKRIKKMFTEKIPEKIAMISK; encoded by the exons ATGTCGACAAAG GAGCCTCTCGGAAAAAGGACGAGGAAGTCATTGTCACGTGTGGCATCTTTGGCGAATATTTTCTCTCCGGTGAAACCAGTAAAGAAGATAAGCCAGTCATTGCAG AGATCTTTGAGTTTTAAGAATGTGCTATCACCAGCGATGCAGAAACCCGTCAGCCAGTACAAGAAACCTCAACCGACTCCGACGAAGCGACGTCCTAGCAAACTGTGGCAGGAAACAGTTGACGGCGACGTGACGGTTACATTCAGCGAATTACAGATAAAACGACAAAAC GCCATATTCGAGTTATTCCAAGGCGAACAAGATCTTATTCAAGATTTACAAATGGTCAAAACG ACATATTACGATTCTATGAAGAAGTTGCAACTATTAACAGACGACGAATTGTCTCAAATATTCAGCATAATCGATACCCTTGTACCTTTACATGAAA AACTCGTAGCGAGCATGCTCGGTCAACGGAAACCGGACGGATCGACCGATCAGATCGGTCAGGTGCTAATCGACTGGTTGCCGAGTCTGCATTGTTATATTCCGTACTGTGCTAATCAGGTGTACGCGAAGGCGTTATTGGACGCGAAACGTCAGGATAAACGCGTTGACGACTTCTTGCAACGTTGCCAGGACTCGCCGTTCAGTCGTCGCCTCGATCTGTGGTCGTTTCTCGACGTGCCGCGTAATCGTCTCGTCAAGTACCCGCTGTTGTtgaaaaacattcagaaacTGACGCCGACTGACCACAGCGATATTGCGTTGTTGGACACGGCGATTCGAATCGTCGAGGACTTCCTCGCCGATGTCGACGAGAAGACCGGCGAAGCGAAGTGCAAATTCATCATCGGTAAACTGGATTTCATCGAAGAAAAGCAG aGACATAGTCTGTTCGATGAGGTCAGATATCTGTTATGTGAAGGCATCCTACGTAATAACCGAGGGACT aaatTAACTGTATTCCTGTTCGATAAGATACTCGTGTTGACACGTCCGGCAACTCGACAGGATCGTATGGTATATCAAGTGTATCGATACCCGTTACCGGTTACTGAACTCATTGTTGAAGACGTGAAAGATGGCGAAATCAAGATGGGATCATTCCGTAACATGTACGGCGCTGGACAAGCTA gtaaaaatgttttccgATTGGGATGCAGTTCGCAGGACGGCAAAGGATATTCTCATACGCTACAGTCAAACGACGAACACGATAAAAAGCAGTGGATACAGTGCTTACAAGCGGCCGTCAAAGCGAACGGCGAAATCGCCAACATTCTCGAAAATAAAGCGCAGTCGGTCGCGATGGGTGATTCGTATCCGTCGGATACGAGCGTCAACTCAGAGGATACGAGTTCGATCGGGGAAGGGGTCGTGTTCGGCGAAAACAAGAAATTGGATTTCATCGATAAGGACGTTTCGAGCGACAACGAAAGCACGACTTCTTCGTCGCCTTGTAGCAGCGAGTTGTCATTGTCCGAGGAGGATGAAAACGATGACAATGAAAAGGAGAATACGAGCGGTCGTAGCGGCGGCAGCGCAGCAGACGTTAGTATCATTTCTTCGACGGGCGTCGCGAAAAGGAGCATGAAAAAACGTATCAAGAAGATGTTCACCGAGAAAATACCGGAGAAAATCGCGATGATTAGTAAGTAA
- the LOC141902873 gene encoding uncharacterized protein LOC141902873: MNDFQGFSPLRTPISVRPTSDKKKKKSRKKSVANVSPIFNKQGDVHLSEVENTSLTEASRTKKQTKLKLVRPEKVTEFKLLSSSDEEDTNVNDDLTAIADSVTARMKSASKKSKKLKNSQEQAPVISAGKIKLESVTKRTPVKQKILSPIKKPAPVPVYKPVSSSESESSEGEADLSISKDIINHKKASPIKSSSAQEPVKVSLDKSPQKSKSSLEKPTSQTAAIESDSGSSSSSEDEGEKEPPKKSVNLVKSNSNTVASPKKTGFVKPVVPLSESETSSNEDDLPPKGQELPAAKLIIPKKVASKPMNVMESDSSSDEEEPKNPASTTSVKQLSPKKVASTSLNNGASPKKAEFQKSKEPVMESESSKLASSPVKQMSPKKAANANSMNVSSPRKAVIQKSKDTMTPKKTYKSKEILSESDSDSDDAAPSKIPTPAATIQDSRFRDSRDGSSDSDDSDKNDTAPENQSTLKRGGDMSPSKSPSKKLKSSLIDEDDIHITHPLTQLDPKTKYDCPDDFESLSEKSDILTVENMDEHSDLWLIRVPINFDIKALDNVSLSTGKTITLENSGEFEANKMRGAVNSTLLLPSGKHSKQLKPVHQFKGIISITEKIDVPEAKLPKVKPKMCYDIPAGLKQRHVAFGSDKPTKTPDQPVKKRKRASTSAAEGASTTLPEKHAKVEITHKTTKPKPTPVADQEKAKKKKRKDKEDKNKHKVEKQKESKGEKKQKDKNKDENEKAAKIKERDMLEANAADSQEKKTDKKKKKKKKKAE; this comes from the exons ATGAATGACTTCCAAGGATTTAGTCCCCTCCGTACGCCTATTAGTGTTAGGCCTACTtccgacaaaaagaaaaagaaatcaagAAAGAAGTCTGTAGCAAATGTCTCGCCGATATTCAACAAGCAAGGCGATGTTCACCTCAGTGAAGTTGAGAACACTAGTCTCACAGAGGCGAGCAGGACGAAAAAGCAGACGAAATTGAAACTAGTGCGGCCAGAGAAAGTGACTGAGTTCAAATTACTATCGTCATCTGATGAAGAGGATACAAACGTGAATGATGATTTAACAGCGATAGCTGACTCGGTGACTGCGCGTATGAAAAGTGCTTCAAAGAAGagtaagaaattgaaaaatagtcAGGAGCAGGCCCCAGTCATTAGTGCtggaaaaataaaactagaatcTGTGACAAAACGTACACcagtgaaacagaaaattttGTCGCCAATAAAAAAGCCAGCACCGGTACCGGTATACAAACCAGTGAGTTCGTCAGAATCAGAATCTAGTGAAGGCGAAGCCGACCTCAGTATTTCAAAAGACATAATCAATCATAAAAAAGCGTCACCCATTAAGTCATCGTCGGCGCAAGAACCGGTTAAAGTTTCTTTGGATAAGTCACCCCAAAAAAGTAAATCGTCGTTGGAAAAACCTACTTCTCAGACAGCCGCGATCGAATCAGATTCGGGAAGTTCTAGCAGTTCAGAAGATGAAGGTGAAAAGGAACCACCAAAAAAATCTGTTAACCTGGTTAAATCAAATTCGAACACTGTTGCCTCGCCAAAAAAGACTGGATTCGTTAAGCCTGTAGTACCTCTTTCCGAATCGGAGACAAGTTCAAATGAAGATGACTTACCCCCAAAAGGGCAGGAACTTCCTGCCGCAAAACTGATAATACCGAAGAAAGTTGCCTCAAAACCGATGAATGTTATGGAATCGGATTCTAGTTCAGACGAAGAAGAGCCTAAAAATCCCGCATCAACAACATCAGTTAAGCAGTTGTCCCCGAAGAAAGTTGCGTCTACAAGCCTGAATAATGGTGCTTCACCGAAAAAGGCTGAATtccaaaaatcaaaagaacCTGTTATGGAATCAGAATCAAGTAAACTGGCATCATCACCAGTAAAACAGATGTCACCGAAGAAAGCTGCGAatgcaaattcaatgaatgtatCTTCACCAAGGAAGGCTGTTATCCAAAAATCGAAGGACACGATGACACCGAAAAAAACTTACAAATCCAAAGAAATTTTATCGGAATCAGATTCCGACTCTGATGATGCAGCCCCATCGAAAATACCAACGCCTGCTGCGACTATTCAGGATTCAAGGTTTCGTGACTCGAGGGATGGAAGCAGTGACAGCGATGACTCAGACAAAAATGATACTGCACCGGAAAACCAATCAACGTTGAAACGTGGCGGGGACATGTCGCCTTCGAAATCTCCATCGAAGAAATTAAAATCGTCATTGATTGATGAAGACGACATCCATATTACGCATCCATTGACGCAGTTAGATCCTAAAACTAA GTATGACTGTCCAGACGATTTTGAGAGTTTGTCAGAAAAATCTGATATACTAACTGTTGAAAATATGGATGAGCATTCTGATTTATGGCTGATACGAGTTCCCATTAAT TTCGATATCAAAGCATTAGACAATGTCTCCTTATCCACCGGAAAAACAATTACCCTCGAA AACAGCGGAGAATTTGAGGCAAATAAAATGCGAGGGGCTGTG AACTCAACGTTGCTTTTACCAAGTGGCAAACATTCCAAGCAATTAAAACCTG TGCATCAATTCAAAGGAATCATTTCTATTACGGAGAAGATAGATGTTCCGGAGGCCAAACTTCCGAAGGTGAAGCCGAAAATGTGTTATGATATTCCAGCCGGATTGAAACAGCGCCACGTTGCATTTGGATCAG ATAAACCAACTAAGACGCCTGATCAACCAGTGAAAAAACGTAAAAGGGCTTCAACATCTGCAG CTGAAGGAGCAAGTACGACTCTGCCTGAAAAGCATGCTAAAGTAGAGATAACTCATAAGACGACCAAGCCCAAACCGACTCCTGTAGCTGATCAAGAAAAAgcaaaaaagaagaaaagaaaagataaaGAAGATAAGAAtaaacataaagtagaaaagCAGAAAGAAAGTAAAGGAGAAAAGAAGCAGAAGGACAAAAATAAGGATGAGAATGAGAAAGCTGCTAAGATTAAGGAGAGAGATATGCTGGAAGCTAATGCTGCGGATTCACAAG AGAAGAAAAcggataaaaagaaaaagaagaagaaaaagaaggcGGAATAA
- the LOC141902554 gene encoding ubiquitin-conjugating enzyme E2 H, protein MSSPSPGKRRIDTDVVKLIESKHEVTLLKGLNEFVVKFHGPRGTPYDGGVWKIRVDLPDRYPFKSPSIGFVNKIYHPNIDEASGTVCLDVINQAWTALYDLSNIFETFLPQLLSYPNPIDPLNGDAAAMFLHKPEDYKKKVAEYVKKYATEDAYRGSDEQSSSSESSMSDFSEDEAQDMEL, encoded by the exons ATGTCTTCACCGAGCCCAGGAAAACGTCGAATTGACACAGATGTCGTGAAGCT TATTGAAAGTAAACATGAAGTTACTCTTCTGAAAGgattgaatgaatttgttgTCAAATTTCATGGACCCCGTGGAA CCCCATATGATGGAGGAGTATGGAAGATTCGTGTTGATTTGCCTGATAGATATCCATTCAAATCACCATCAATAG gtttcgttaacaaaatatatcatcCTAATATCGATGAAGC ATCTGGGACAGTTTGCCTTGATGTGATTAATCAAGCTTGGACTGCATTGTATG ATCTGTCGAATATATTCGAGACGTTTCTCCCACAGTTGTTAAGTTACCCGAATCCAATCGATCCCCTGAATGGGGACGCGGCGGCCATGTTTCTTCACAAGCCGGAAGATTACAAGAAAAAAGTTGCAG AATATGTCAAGAAATACGCGACCGAGGACGCATATCGAGGCAGCGATGAACAGTCGTCGTCGAGCGAAAGTTCAATGTCAGACTTTTCAGAGGACGAGGCGCAAGATATGGAATTATAA
- the LOC141902630 gene encoding uncharacterized protein LOC141902630, whose product MYQSTRGRRDYLYTLPYGVRTNVVNFLSINEAWKKLAAVLNFSSLEIDLFEVRSHRKSPAETFWIEYSTLNPTIADLFCALAEIKHYLAMRELLPYVPRILHSKIPGLEDDSALNITVPSQPPTIPVVSATPQQFHESCLPGPESRISNTSNIDNYAASASSIYNQGFYRHHASVPSAGHHAAGPGIGVTSQISELSDCDNTHIGMGLVPTAPQFPSIDASIACALRDTQAIPNQEIYDATDGFSAKHEVAHGNNSKIYNYVCPKTKNRLTVKRLMPSGELEEDQRQHDHFVQVIQKQMKYRNENIVQLYGYSMDSTPDLCLVYEYLANGSLKDRILCKGQTAPLTWQQRISIMSDMARGLLYLHNNNVIHLNLKSSNVLLDEHFKAKLTDIGKAVVALDSNGRTIIDGKKFTQSYKESSGYFMRDFLVKPTFKSDIFSLGIIIGELYLGMEAFDEKRAMHEHYLFDILSDKEEDKLMNAMDPRAGNWPKDISHKIIKLCKNCVSENESTRPDIVSVCSEFDDITLMAKQTSYAVGKETGTSDVGTDGCSMYDKKNSLNRQKNFSIISDVPSSPQQLIMQPTSADYKPIYPTLCLDQESVHSFSSAHSMSNRWNYDPYLDNLAPPDVNAKNDNNEQKEPNQELPQSFQRRKKKAMWPELEEFINKKSEFYSINPEMSHGKDKVFEEEKAPPSHSLQTSIEFVGKNANDDNNDKQSYSISSKSVRGNQVIIVDDDSSDSDTESFWSNFALNEKKKKSDKTETKNTKMSKHTSSNGTFVNTSSLSSLDPGYLDTDINVDDFIRSCDQKERKSKAGGCTDQIPINDKKKTTDNFDMPTVANEERMLSDVFDSFPSTSLGQADEFLALESLDIPHNRPLPPIDAIPSVDSQDYEDFVTNFRSIAVSSGPCNNDNGDQQLSSLFLDGVSGPPVI is encoded by the exons ATGTATCAATCGACCAGAGGTCGGCGTGACTACCTTTATACACTTCCTTATGGTGTCCGTACAAATGTTGTCAATTTCCTCAGTATTAATGAGGCATGGAAAAAACTAG CTGCAGTTCTGAACTTTTCATCCCTCGAAATTGATCTATTCGAAGTAAGATCACATAGAAAATCCCCAGCCGAGACATTTTGGATTGAATATTCGACTCTTAATCCCACAATTGCTGATTTGTTTTGTGCCTTGGCTGAAATAAAACACTACCTGGCAATGAGGGAACTTCTGCCATATG tTCCTCGAATACTACATAGTAAGATACCTGGTTTGGAAGATGATTCGGCACTAAATATCACAGTGCCATCTCAACCGCCGACAATTCCAGTGGTCTCTGCTACTCCTCAACAATTCCATGAATCAT GTTTGCCAGGTCCAGAAAGTCGGATATCAAATACGTCAAACATAGATAATTATGCCGCATCAGCATCATCAATTTATAACCAAGGATTTTATCGGCATCATGCGTCAGTCCCTAGCGCCGGTCATCACGCAGCAGGCCCTGGAATAGGTGTAACCAGTCAAATCAGTGAGCTTTCTGATTGTGATAACACACATATTGGAATGGGACTGGTACCCACTGCACCACAATTTCCTAGTATTG ATGCATCAATAGCATGTGCATTACGAGATACGCAAGCGATTCCGAATCAAGAGATATATGACGCGACGGATGGTTTCAGTGCCAAACATGAAGTAGCTCATGGAAATAATTCGAAGATCTACAATTATGTATGCCCGAAAACAAAGAATAGGCTCACTGTTAAGCGCCTTATGCCG TCTGGGGAACTAGAAGAAGATCAGAGACAACATGACCATTTTGTCCAGGTTATTCAAAAGCAGATGAA GTATCGCAATGAGAACATTGTTCAACTATATGGATACAGCATGGATAGCACACCAGATCTTTGTCTCGTGTATGAATATCTAGCCAATGGTTCCCTTAAGGACCGGATACTATGTAAG GGACAAACAGCTCCACTTACATGGCAACAGCGCATCTCAATTATGTCGGACATGGCCCGTGGCCTATTATACCTACATAACAATAATGTCATCCATCTCAACCTGAAAAG TTCAAATGTTCTACTTGATGAACATTTCAAAGCCAAATTGACTGATATTGGAAAAGCAGTGGTTGCTCTGGATTCGAATGGAAGGACCATAATTGATGGAAAAAAATTCACGCAGTCGTATAAAGAAAGTTCAGGCTATTTTATGAGAGATTTCCTCGTGAAACCTACTTTTAAATCGGACATTTTCAGTCTAGGAATT ATTATCGGAGAATTGTATTTAGGAATGGAAGCCTTCGATGAAAAACGTGCTATGCATGAACACTATTTA TTTGACATTTTGTCTGACAAAGAAGAAGATAAACTCATGAACGCTATGGATCCCAGGGCAGGAAACTGGCCAAAGGATATTAGTCATAAAATCATCAAGCTGTGTAAGAATTGTGTGAGTGAAAATGAATCGACACGGCCGGATATCGTTTCCGTTTGTAGTGAG TTTGATGACATAACTTTAATGGCAAAACAAACAAGTTACGCAGTTGGCAAAG AAACGGGAACTTCTGATGTGGGTACAGATGGCTGCTCCATGTATGATAAGAAAAACTCCCTGAATCGGCAGAAGAATTTTTCGATTATTAGCGACGTACCATCCAGCCCACAACAGCTCATCATGCAGCCTACCTCTGCTGATTACAAACCAATTTATCCCACTTTGTGTTTGGATCAAGAATCGGTTCATAGTTTCAGCTCTGCTCATAGTATGTCCAATCGCTGGAACTATGACCCTTATTTGGATAATCTTGCCCCACCTGATGTGAATGCCAAAAATGATAACAACGAACAGAAAGAGCCGAATCAAGAATTGCCGCAAAGTTTCCAACGACGCAAGAAGAAGGCAATGTGGCCCGAATTGGAAGAATTCATCAACAAGAAAAGTGAATTTTATAGTATCAATCCTGAGATGAGCCATGGAAAAGATAAGGTTTTTGAAGAGGAGAAAGCTCCACCGTCGCATAGTTTGCAAACATCTATCGAATTTGTTGGTAAAAACGCCAATGATGATAACAATGATAAACAAAGTTATagcatttcatcaaaatctgtCCGCGGAAATCAAGTTATCATAGTCGATGATGACAGTTCTGATAGTGACACAGAGAGTTTCTGGTCGAATTTTGCGCTGAatgagaaaaagaagaaatccgACAAAACGGAGACAAAGAATACAAAGATGTCAAAACACACCAGTAGCAATGGAACATTCGTAAACACCTCCTCATTGTCTAGCTTAGATCCTGGATATTTAGACACAGATATTAATGTAGATGATTTTATCAGATCTTGTGATCAGAAAGAGCGTAAATCAAAGGCAGGTGGGTGCACTGATCAGATCCCTATAAATGACAAGAAAAAGACGACGGATAATTTTGATATGCCAACCGTGGCCAATGAAGAAAGAATGCTCAGCGATGTTTTTGATAGTTTTCCGAGTACATCGCTTGGTCAAGCTGATGAGTTTTTGGCATTGGAGTCATTGGATATTCCTCATAATCGACCATTGCCCCCTATTGATGCAATTCCTAGCGTTGATTCACAAGACTATGAAGATTTTGTGACAAATTTCAGATCAATCGCTGTTTCTTCTGGACCGTGTAATAATGACAATGGTGATCAGCAGTTATCTTCCTTATTTTTGGATGGTGTTTCTGGGCCACCTGTTATATAG